In one Dermacentor albipictus isolate Rhodes 1998 colony chromosome 4, USDA_Dalb.pri_finalv2, whole genome shotgun sequence genomic region, the following are encoded:
- the LOC135909171 gene encoding sulfotransferase ssu-1-like, giving the protein MALEVRPCPNGPLYVDFDGLRLNKRFSPTVVRDALRYNATASDKFLLSYPKCGTHWAQQIAYLIDHRGVPPADTLQLHMYGPSLEKFGAETLAELPNRGLIRTHLPYDFVPKHPQAKYVYVCRNPKDVCVSFFYHTKALPECDFVNGKFEDFFEIFLEGKTDFSDYFEHVLPWYERRGDDNVLFLNYEDMKSDPRKHVLEMAAFMNRERYDELLQNESMLADVLKFSSAGYMKNPGSGGPRPQSKNCSSKADVPKVMRQLFETPGSIRQVSGVVRSGRMGGWKEHFTPNMNERMERKIREKFSQTDLVSLWRHYGVL; this is encoded by the coding sequence ATGGCCCTGGAAGTTAGACCCTGCCCCAACGGGCCCCTGTACGTCGACTTCGACGGCTTGCGACTCAACAAGCGTTTTTCGCCGACAGTGGTGCGGGATGCCCTGCGTTACAATGCTACGGCGAGCGACAAGTTCCTGTTGTCGTACCCAAAGTGCGGGACCCACTGGGCACAGCAGATCGCTTATCTCATCGACCATCGGGGTGTCCCGCCCGCCGACACTCTGCAGCTTCATATGTACGGACCTTCGCTAGAGAAGTTCGGTGCCGAGACGCTGGCAGAGCTTCCCAACAGAGGTTTGATTCGCACCCACTTACCATACGACTTCGTGCCCAAGCATCCGCAGGCCAAGTACGTGTACGTGTGCCGAAACCCAAAGGACGTCTGCGTGTCCTTCTTCTACCACACGAAAGCGCTACCGGAGTGTGACTTCGTGAATGGCAAGTTCGAAGACTTCTTCGAGATTTTCCTTGAAGGCAAAACTGACTTTAGTGACTACTTTGAGCATGTGCTACCGTGGTACGAACGCCGGGGAGATGACAACGTGCTGTTCCTGAACTACGAGGACATGAAGAGCGACCCCAGAAAACACGTGCTCGAGATGGCTGCGTTCATGAACAGAGAGCGCTACGACGAGCTTCTGCAGAACGAAAGCATGCTGGCAGATGTGCTCAAATTCAGCAGTGCCGGGTACATGAAAAACCCGGGTTCTGGTGGTCCCAGGCCACAATCGAAAAATTGCAGTTCGAAGGCCGACGTCCCGAAGGTAATGCGGCAGCTGTTTGAAACGCCGGGTTCAATACGGCAAGTCAGTGGTGTTGTTCGTTCTGGGCGCATGGGTGGTTGGAAAGAGCACTTCACGCCAAATATGAACGAAAGGATGGAAAGGAAAATACGCGAGAAGTTTTCGCAAACTGATCTCGTTTCTCTCTGGAGGCACTATGGCGTTCTTTAA